From the genome of Thermaerobacter marianensis DSM 12885:
CGGGCGCGGCTCAGAGCCACCGCGGTGCCCGCCGCCGCGGCGCCAGCAGCAACAACCCCGCGGCCCCAGCGACGAATCCCGCCACGTGGGCCCACCATGCCACCAGGCTCACGTTGGGCGCCCCCAGCGCCGCCAGGCCGTTGAACACCTGCAGCCCAAACCAGACCAGCAGGAAGACCCACGCGGGCACTTCCGCTACCGTAATGAAGACGAAGAGAAAAATCAAGGTAATGATACGTGACCGGGGGAAGGCCAGGAAGTAGGCACCCAGGACCCCCGCCACGGCGCCGCTGGCGCCGATAGTGGGGATGGTGGACGAGGGGTTGGCCGCCACGTGGGCCCAGTTGCCCAGCACGCCCGTCAGCAGGTAGAAGAGCAGGAACCGGCCCTTGCCCAGACGGTCTTCCACATTGTCGCCGAAGACCCACAAAAACAACATGTTGCCCAGCAGGTGCACCGGGCTGCCGTGGAGGAACATGGCCGTGATCAGAGGAAGGTAGGGGCCCGGGCCGACCTGGGGCAACAGGGACAGGGGCGGGATGGAAGCGGGGATCACGCCGTAGCGCTCGGCCAGCATCCCGATCCCCGCGGCCGGGGTCGGACCCGTGGTCCATTCCACGTAAAACACATAGACATTGATGGCAATGAGCAGTACGGTGATCCAGGGAAAGCGCCGGGAACGGATGGTGTCGCGCAACGGGATCATGGTCTGCTCCTTCCTGCCGGTGCCTCCGGCTTCCCGTGCCCGGCCGGTGCGGGCGTCCCTCTACGGGGGCCCTGTTCCGGTCCGGCCCACCCCCCGCAGGCGGCCCTTCCGGTGCGAAATCCTGTGAGGCCACGGCGCCCGCGGCCCCTGGGTCCGCCGGGCGCCCGGAAGGCGAGGTGACCGTGGTGACCCAGCCGATGGTACCCTCCCCCCGGCCCCGCCCGCCCCGGTTGCGGCGGCGGCTCCGCCACGCCCGCCGGCCGGCGGCCCCGTGGCCCGGCGATGCGTGGGGTGCCGCGCCCGGTGTCGCCCCGCTCCCCGAGCCCCGCTCGCAGGCGGGCTTCTGGGCCCGCTTCAGGGCGGAGCTGGCCTTCGTCGCCAGCTTGAAAGGCCTGTGGCTGGCGGTCGCCGCCGGCGGGTTCGTGGCCGGGTTCCTCCTGGGGACCTGGTTCGGGCGGGCCCTGGCGGCCGCCGCCCGTCTGCAGTAGGCCCGCTGACCACCACTCCTCCCGGCAGGCCGCCCGACCTCCCGCCCGTCGCCCGGTCGCCCCCCTGCCGGCCGGCAGGCAACCGCGGTCTGGCGGCCGGCCCTGCCCGACAGCGGTGAGGCTCCTCGGCAGGGCGCCCGGCGTGACCGCCTGCCGCAGGCCGCCTGCCGCTACGCCTCCCGGCGCGCCTCCCGGGCCCGGAGTCCCATCACGTACGACCGCACCAGCTCGGCCAGCAGTTCATCCCGTTCCACCCGGGCCACCAGCGCCCGGGCGCCGCGATGGCTGGTGATGTAGGCAGGATCACCGGACAAGAGGTAACCCGCCAGCTGCCGCACGGGGTCGTAGCCCCGTTCTTCCAGGGCCTGGTACACCGCCGCCAGGATGGCCGCGGGATCCGCCGGCTGCCCGGCGGATCCCGCGGCGGGGCCCGTCGCACCGAGGGCCAGGCCCCCGTACATCGTGGGCTCGCCGTCGGTAAAGGCACCTGCGGCCGTTCGGCCGGCCGCGGCCGCCCCGCCGGCCGGCCCGGCCAGCGGGCCCACCGCCAGCCCCCGCACCGGACCGTTCGCCGAGCGGGCCGGCTCCGCTCCCTGATGCACGCCTTTCGCCTCCGATCGGTGAACACGCCGTGGGCGCTCCTGAACCCGCCGTGGTCGGGGCCGGGCAGACGCCGCAGGCAGGGTCCCGGCGTCCGCCTCCGGCAACCCGGCGGACAGGTCCACCGGCACCCGCCGCAGGCGTCCAGCCCGCCCCGGCCGGAGCCGCGCGCCGCGGCGTGCGGGCGCCGGTGCCACCGTCATCCTCGCGGTTCGGCCCGCCGAACCGGGCTACACCTGGCCGCCCGCGGCCACACCGGCCCCCAGCTGCTCCAGCCAGAGCCGCCGGCCGTAATCAAGCGCTTCCGCCAGGCGGCCCGGCTCGCGCCCGCCCGCCTGGGCCAAGTCGGGACGGCCGCCACCGCCGCCGCCGACCCGCCGGGCCACGTCGCCCACCAGCCGCCCGGCGTGCAGGCCCCGCTGCTGGGCCCCCGGGGTGATGGCCGCCACCAGCAGGGCGCGGTCGCCGGACCGGGCCCCCAGCAAGACGGCGGCCTCGCCCGCCCGCTGGCGCAGGTAATCGGCGGTCTCCCGCAGGACCTCGGCGTCGTCCACGGGTAGTTCGCCTACGATCACCCGCACCCCTGCCGCCACCGGCGCCTCCGCCAGCAGCCCGTCCGCCGCCTGCCGCGCCAAGCGGCCCCGCAGCTGCCGCAGCTGGCGTTCCAGATCCCGGTGGGCCTCCACCAGCGCCTCCAGCCGCTCCGGAAGGTCATCCACCGGCACCCGCAGGGTACCCGCCAGCCGCTGCAGCACGGCCTCCCGCTGCCGCAGGTATTCCAGGCTGGACCAGCCCGTCACCGCCTCCACGCGGCGCACGCCGGCCGCCACGCTGCCCTCGGCGGTGAACTTGAAGAGCCCGATGTCGCTGGTGGAGGCGACGTGGGTGCCGCCGCACAGCTCCAGGCTGTAGTCGCCGATCTGGACCACCCGCACCTCGCGCCCGTACTTTTCCCCGAACAGGGCCATGGCACCCGCCTCCAGGGCCTCTTCCAGGCTGGTCCAGTACCAGCGCACGGGCACCCCCGCCAGGATGACGCCGTTGATCTCGTCCTCGATGGCCCGCAGCTGGTCCGGCGTCGGCGCCTCGAAGTGGGTGAAGTCGAACCGCAGCCGGTCGGGCGCCACCAGCGACCCCGCCTGGTTGACGTGATCGCCCAGGACCCGCTTCAGCGCCGCGTGGAGCAGGTGGGTGGCGGTATGGTTCCGCATGATGGCGGCCCGCCGGGCGGCGTCCACCCGGCCCTGGACCCGGTCGCCCACCGTCACCGTGCCCTCCACCACCCGGGCCTTGTGGAGGAACCGGCCCCCCGGCAGCGGCTGGGTATCCAGCACCTCCAGCCGCGCCCCCGGCGCCTCCAGCCAGCCGGTGTCTCCCACCTGGCCGCCCCGCTCGGCGTAGAAGGGGGTGCGGTCGAGGACCACCCCCACCTCCTCACCGGCGCGGGCGCGCTCGACGGGCTGGTCGCCCCGCACCAGCAGCCGTACCGTGCCCTCGTCCTCCAACCGCTCGTAGCCCGTGAACACCGTGGCCGGTTCGTCCGCCAGGGCCAGGGCCAGGGGAGAGCCGGGATCCCAGCCCTCCGCCACCTCGCGGGCCGCCCGGGCCCGCTGGCGCTGGACGGCCATGGCCTGCTCGAAGCCCTCCCGGTCCACGCGCAGGCCCGCCTCTTCGGCGGCGTCCACCGTCAGGTCCAGCGGGAAGCCGTAGGTGTCGTAGAGGACGAAGGCCTCCTCGCCGCGGATCACGCCGTCGCCCCGCGCCCGAGCCCGCTCGATCACCTCGGCCAGGATCGCCATGCCCTGATCCAGGGTGCGGAAGAACCGCTCCTCCTCCCCGCGGATCACCCGGGCCACGTAGTCCGCCCGCTGGCGCACCTCGGGATAGGCCCCGCCCATCACCTCGCCCACGGTGTCCACCAGCCGGTAGAGGAAGGGCTCCTGGATCCCCAGGATGCGCCCGAAACGCACGGCGCGGCGCAGGATGCGGCGCAGGACGTGACCGCGTCCCTCGTTGCTAGGCAGCACGCCCTCGGCGATCAGGAAGGTGCAGGCCCGGGCATGGTCGGCAATGACCCGGAAGGGGAAGCCCGGTTCGCCCTCCTCGTACCGCCGGCCCGTCAGCTCCTCCACCGCTCGGATCAGCGGCCGGAAGAGGTCGGTGTCGAAGTTGGAGGCCACGCCCTGCATCACCGAGGCGATGCGCTCCAGGCCCATGCCCGTGTCGATGGACGGCCGCGGCAGGGGCTCCATGCGGCCGGTTTCGTCCCGGTTGAACTGCATGAAGACCAGGTTCCAGATCTCCAGCCAGCGGTCGCAGTCGCAGGCGCCGATGGCGCAGGTCTCCGCCTCGCAGCGGAATTCCTCGCCCCGGTCGTAGACGATCTCGCTGCACGGCCCGCAGGGGCCCGTGTCGCCCATGGCCCAGAAGTTGTCCTTCTCGCCCAGGCGGACGATCCGGCTCGCCGGGATGCCGGTGACCTCCTGCCAGAGCTGGAACGCCTCGTCGTCCTCCCGGTAGATCGTGGCCCAGAGGCGCTCCTTCGGCAGGCCGAGCTCCTCCGTCAGGAAGGTCCAGGCGAAGTGGATGGCGTCCCGCTTGAAGTAGTCGCCGAACGAGAAGTTGCCCAGCATCTCGAAGAAGGTGTGGTGCCGGGCGGTCTTGCCCACGTTCTCCAGGTCGTTGTGCTTGCCTCCGGCCCGCATGCACTTCTGGGCCGTGGTCGCCCGCTTGTACGGGACCTTCTCCTTGCCGGTGAAGACGTCCTTGAACTGGACCATCCCCGCGTTGGTGAAGAGCAGCGTCGGGTCGTCCTTGGGGATCAGGGACGAACTGGGCACGATGGTGTGGCCGTGGCGCTCGAAGAAGCGCAGGAAGCGCCGGCGGATCTCCGCCGCCGGCATGCCGGCCGGGGTCTGGCCGACGCGCTGGCCTACGGTCTGGCCCACAGGCTTGCACCTCCCCGTCGCGATGGCGCAGGCACCCGCCGGTTGCTCCACGGCGGGGCGCAGCGCCGGTCCCCCTGGATTCGCAGGCTGGGGGACGCGGTCTCCCGTCGATCCCTGCGATAATAAAAAAACCGCCGCCGGCCAAGGGCCGGGGCGGGCAAGCCGCGGTACCACCCGGTTTCGCCCCGTCCTCGCGGACGGGGCCTCGGTGGGTCGGCGGGCGTAACCAGGCCCGCCGATCCGCGCGGTAACGGCGCGCCGCCGGGTGCACTTGGGACGGACGCGGGCCCGGGTGAGCTCCCACCGGGACGAACCGGCGCCGCGGCCCGTACCCGTCCTTGATGCACCGGCTCCGGGAGGGCGTGCACGCCTCCGCCCGGGAACCTCGCAGCCGGGGGTTCCCTCTCTGGGGGGCGGGCGGGCGGCTTGGTCCCGTCATCGCCCGGGGGGCCGGCGGCCACGGGCTGCCGGCCCCGGTCGAATTCAGCGGCATTGTCCCATTTCCGGCGGGGGTCGTCAACGCCCCGGGGCCCCGCCGGGCGCCGGGCGGCAGGCGAGCTCCGGCGCAGGGGGCCCGGCGCGGCGGCGGCCGCCGCGATCCTGGCGCCGAGGCAGCCGCCGGCGGCGAGGCTGGCCA
Proteins encoded in this window:
- a CDS encoding rhomboid family intramembrane serine protease; this encodes MIPLRDTIRSRRFPWITVLLIAINVYVFYVEWTTGPTPAAGIGMLAERYGVIPASIPPLSLLPQVGPGPYLPLITAMFLHGSPVHLLGNMLFLWVFGDNVEDRLGKGRFLLFYLLTGVLGNWAHVAANPSSTIPTIGASGAVAGVLGAYFLAFPRSRIITLIFLFVFITVAEVPAWVFLLVWFGLQVFNGLAALGAPNVSLVAWWAHVAGFVAGAAGLLLLAPRRRAPRWL
- the alaS gene encoding alanine--tRNA ligase gives rise to the protein MPAAEIRRRFLRFFERHGHTIVPSSSLIPKDDPTLLFTNAGMVQFKDVFTGKEKVPYKRATTAQKCMRAGGKHNDLENVGKTARHHTFFEMLGNFSFGDYFKRDAIHFAWTFLTEELGLPKERLWATIYREDDEAFQLWQEVTGIPASRIVRLGEKDNFWAMGDTGPCGPCSEIVYDRGEEFRCEAETCAIGACDCDRWLEIWNLVFMQFNRDETGRMEPLPRPSIDTGMGLERIASVMQGVASNFDTDLFRPLIRAVEELTGRRYEEGEPGFPFRVIADHARACTFLIAEGVLPSNEGRGHVLRRILRRAVRFGRILGIQEPFLYRLVDTVGEVMGGAYPEVRQRADYVARVIRGEEERFFRTLDQGMAILAEVIERARARGDGVIRGEEAFVLYDTYGFPLDLTVDAAEEAGLRVDREGFEQAMAVQRQRARAAREVAEGWDPGSPLALALADEPATVFTGYERLEDEGTVRLLVRGDQPVERARAGEEVGVVLDRTPFYAERGGQVGDTGWLEAPGARLEVLDTQPLPGGRFLHKARVVEGTVTVGDRVQGRVDAARRAAIMRNHTATHLLHAALKRVLGDHVNQAGSLVAPDRLRFDFTHFEAPTPDQLRAIEDEINGVILAGVPVRWYWTSLEEALEAGAMALFGEKYGREVRVVQIGDYSLELCGGTHVASTSDIGLFKFTAEGSVAAGVRRVEAVTGWSSLEYLRQREAVLQRLAGTLRVPVDDLPERLEALVEAHRDLERQLRQLRGRLARQAADGLLAEAPVAAGVRVIVGELPVDDAEVLRETADYLRQRAGEAAVLLGARSGDRALLVAAITPGAQQRGLHAGRLVGDVARRVGGGGGGRPDLAQAGGREPGRLAEALDYGRRLWLEQLGAGVAAGGQV
- a CDS encoding IreB family regulatory phosphoprotein — encoded protein: MYGGLALGATGPAAGSAGQPADPAAILAAVYQALEERGYDPVRQLAGYLLSGDPAYITSHRGARALVARVERDELLAELVRSYVMGLRAREARREA